From Chryseobacterium joostei, the proteins below share one genomic window:
- a CDS encoding beta-ketoacyl synthase N-terminal-like domain-containing protein — protein sequence MSAVYINSASCISVQDTLNENFLQNLKPENSVKMIKAIEPNYKEFIPPAMIRRMSKTVKMSSVASHHALKEAGIEQPDAIIVGTGMGCSQDSEKFLKNVIDNHEEFLTPTFFIQSTHNTVAGQIALGLQCHAYNFTYVNTSSSLEFSFLDAQLQISDGEAENILVGSTDEQTDRTMELYCLNNTIKHEGQLPADHLNSTTKGVIWGEGASFFVVGKDKTENSYAKLTDIKISNRLELDETKSFIQEFLTENNLSAQDIDAVILGFSSDASSDVYYTNAMGLFADSALLYYKHLSGEFNTASGFSTFMACHILKEQQIPEVMMINEKKKEEVKNVLLYNHLAGSDHSLVLLERA from the coding sequence ATGAGTGCAGTATACATCAACAGTGCATCCTGTATCTCCGTTCAGGACACTTTAAACGAAAATTTTCTTCAAAATCTTAAGCCGGAAAATTCGGTAAAGATGATAAAGGCCATAGAACCTAATTACAAGGAATTCATTCCTCCCGCAATGATCAGGAGAATGTCTAAGACTGTAAAAATGAGTTCTGTAGCCTCGCATCATGCTTTAAAGGAAGCAGGAATTGAACAGCCGGATGCCATTATTGTAGGAACCGGGATGGGATGTTCTCAGGATTCTGAAAAGTTTTTGAAAAATGTGATTGATAATCATGAAGAGTTTTTAACTCCTACATTTTTTATTCAATCTACTCATAACACCGTTGCAGGTCAAATTGCACTTGGTTTACAGTGTCATGCGTACAATTTCACGTATGTAAACACATCTTCTTCACTGGAGTTTTCATTTTTGGATGCCCAGCTTCAGATTTCTGATGGCGAAGCAGAAAATATCCTTGTTGGTTCTACCGATGAGCAGACTGACAGAACCATGGAGCTTTACTGCTTAAATAATACCATTAAACACGAAGGTCAACTTCCCGCAGACCATCTGAATTCTACCACCAAAGGAGTTATTTGGGGAGAAGGAGCCAGCTTTTTTGTTGTTGGAAAAGATAAAACAGAAAATTCCTACGCAAAACTTACAGACATTAAAATCAGTAACAGACTAGAATTGGATGAAACGAAAAGCTTTATCCAGGAGTTTTTAACGGAAAACAATCTTTCTGCACAGGATATAGATGCTGTAATCTTAGGTTTCAGTAGTGATGCTTCCTCTGATGTTTACTATACAAATGCAATGGGACTATTTGCAGATTCAGCTTTATTATATTACAAACATCTGAGTGGAGAATTTAATACAGCAAGTGGTTTTTCTACTTTCATGGCTTGTCATATTCTTAAGGAGCAGCAAATTCCTGAAGTGATGATGATTAATGAAAAGAAAAAAGAGGAAGTAAAAAATGTACTTCTTTACAACCATCTTGCAGGCAGTGATCACAGTTTAGTATTATTGGAGAGAGCTTGA
- a CDS encoding polysaccharide deacetylase family protein: MKHYSFILFYLFCNVFIYAFQGSFWVYIACFLVFSAVVVWGSFAIELGYFVNSITHKRTKIKEIALTFDDGPTEFTPKFLDLLKEYQIKATFFCIGKQIEKYPETFQRIIAEGHTIGNHTLTHSKSTGFLSTSKMIVEIENCDKVINNIGNIQTNLYRPPFGVTNPSIAKAIKQTHKISIGWNVRSLDTIIDDEKKIYKRVTKNLRKGSIILLHDTSEKTYRVLVDLLVFLKDKKYSTFTVDSITNSRKK; the protein is encoded by the coding sequence ATGAAACACTACTCATTCATCTTATTTTATCTCTTTTGCAACGTTTTTATCTATGCGTTTCAGGGGAGCTTTTGGGTGTATATTGCTTGTTTTCTTGTTTTTTCTGCTGTAGTTGTCTGGGGATCATTCGCTATTGAACTGGGATATTTTGTCAACAGTATTACCCATAAACGCACAAAAATCAAGGAAATTGCTCTGACTTTTGATGATGGACCAACCGAATTTACGCCGAAGTTTTTAGATTTACTCAAAGAATATCAGATAAAGGCGACTTTTTTCTGTATCGGAAAACAGATTGAAAAATATCCTGAAACATTTCAGAGAATCATTGCTGAAGGCCACACTATTGGAAACCATACATTAACCCACTCTAAATCAACAGGTTTTTTATCAACTTCTAAAATGATTGTAGAAATTGAAAACTGTGATAAGGTGATAAATAATATTGGAAACATACAGACAAATTTATACAGACCTCCTTTCGGGGTTACGAATCCGAGCATTGCAAAAGCCATTAAACAAACTCATAAAATAAGCATCGGCTGGAACGTCCGTTCTCTGGACACCATCATTGATGACGAAAAGAAAATCTACAAGAGAGTTACTAAAAATTTAAGAAAAGGGAGTATTATTCTCCTTCATGATACCTCAGAAAAAACGTATCGTGTACTGGTAGATTTATTAGTATTTTTGAAAGATAAAAAGTACTCAACATTTACCGTTGATTCAATTACAAATTCAAGGAAAAAATGA
- a CDS encoding LolA family protein: MIKNIALGAFLLISGFFFAQNTAMSGAEAKAFVSKVSSDTKEIKTLQSDFTQTKKMDFLDKSIVTYGKMSLQTPNMLSWKYTKPYQYSIVFKSNKIFINDQGKKSSVDAKSKTFEKINKLIVGSSNGTMFNDPEFTVTYFKNGNYNVAKFVPKTSQLLKYIKQIELYFPKNQSTVSQVNMTEASGDTTNIVFKNTKINASIPASEFTL, encoded by the coding sequence ATGATTAAAAATATTGCCCTAGGAGCATTTTTACTGATATCCGGTTTCTTTTTTGCACAAAATACAGCAATGTCAGGAGCCGAGGCCAAAGCATTTGTGTCAAAAGTTTCCTCAGACACCAAGGAAATCAAAACATTGCAAAGTGATTTTACGCAGACCAAAAAAATGGATTTTTTGGATAAAAGCATTGTAACCTACGGAAAAATGTCATTGCAGACTCCTAATATGCTGAGCTGGAAATACACAAAACCTTATCAGTACAGCATTGTTTTTAAAAGCAATAAGATCTTCATCAATGATCAAGGGAAAAAATCCTCTGTGGATGCTAAAAGTAAGACTTTTGAAAAGATCAATAAACTGATTGTAGGAAGCTCAAACGGAACCATGTTCAATGATCCTGAATTTACAGTAACCTACTTCAAGAATGGAAATTACAATGTGGCTAAGTTTGTTCCAAAGACCTCACAACTGCTGAAATACATCAAACAGATTGAGCTTTATTTCCCAAAGAACCAGTCTACGGTTTCTCAGGTTAATATGACTGAGGCCTCAGGTGATACTACGAATATTGTTTTCAAAAATACAAAGATCAATGCTTCAATTCCTGCGTCAGAATTTACTTTGTAG